From one Bacteroides fragilis NCTC 9343 genomic stretch:
- the folB gene encoding dihydroneopterin aldolase — MTTQHYIFLENVRFYSYHGVAPQETAIGNEFIINLRLKTDFGKATETDEVEDTVSYADIYAALKEEMELPSKLLEHVCGRIVKRLFRDFRKIREIEIKLAKRNPPMGADIDSAGVEMHCTRD, encoded by the coding sequence ATGACTACCCAGCATTATATCTTCCTAGAAAACGTACGTTTCTACAGTTATCACGGAGTGGCCCCCCAGGAGACCGCCATCGGCAATGAGTTTATCATCAACCTGAGACTGAAAACAGACTTCGGCAAAGCGACCGAAACCGATGAAGTGGAAGATACCGTGAGTTATGCCGACATATATGCCGCACTGAAAGAAGAGATGGAACTGCCTTCAAAACTGCTGGAACATGTATGCGGACGAATCGTAAAAAGGCTCTTCCGGGACTTTCGGAAAATCAGGGAGATAGAAATCAAACTGGCGAAAAGAAACCCGCCCATGGGAGCAGACATCGACTCTGCCGGAGTAGAGATGCATTGCACGCGAGACTGA